In the genome of Odontesthes bonariensis isolate fOdoBon6 chromosome 20, fOdoBon6.hap1, whole genome shotgun sequence, the window ctacatcttcaatgttaaattgacgataaaacagttattcacaaaacacaagatatgcccaatactgcatttactttcataactacaacatgttgtcctgtagcttaatgaagtgatttgttctgaaatcgccgccgttcactgaggaaatcatgttatgaagccgccactaacagccaggcttccgagccgagggctgcccggcttcgagGAGGgggagtcaagtttttttctacaattctaggtcatcattggctaaatcgacaaaaactcatcacttccaaggctgctcggcgtctctgggggtagattagacgtgggcgtgtcaatatgaggggctgtgtcgtgatgattggagttagtgtttgtccatcatgagcgatgttgtggcagccgaatttttaagcggggagaagcacgctggaacttcagtcccaaagcggatacgaaagagactggttgtctgtgaaagtgctgtcagagtttcactcatttcccatcgtttccatttccattgcAGGTGCACTGtgtaatacttttagttgtttctttccagaattcatgctgcccattcacaaatgttaccttttttaagaatacttaccaccaccatcaaagtctaagtattcattatgacagggaaaaatgctccacagatccagccatttacagccCTTAGATttgatcatacttgattttggccttgctgtgtgaattttcaaagtctataccttctttctgtgtatttgctgggcatacttgtcatactagacacagctatgttataactaattctttttaacttttactatcttctgctttgggatggcacgagccactacaaccctgaacgcgtaatatgggcttcccctgttttaaaagtcagcagccgccactgatgTAAAACTGTGTTAAACTGTAACGTAAAGATTCAATATAATCAAGAAATTAAATATGACTCATTATATTTAAAGCAGACTTTAGCTATTTTAAAATGAACCGCTGGTCCTGGTTGTGATAAAACGAGTGGACATGAAGTTGTCCTACTATCTGAAACCAGTGGCGACCTCAGTATTGCTCTGGAAGCTGCACGGTAAGAAGCAGCGCTCTATGACAACAAGTACTGACCGCTTGTAAACCCGTGTTTGTGGGATAATGGTGTTAACGATGGAACTGAAATCCATAaagagtaaacttgggttggtTAGGCATGGTAAGACATGCAGTTTCATTTGCTAATGATGATTACTTTGTGGCTAAAGTCATGTGACAATGTGCAACTATTACTCATGCGTTTTGGAGGAAATTGCTATAAGTATGGCAATACAGTTATACATGTCACAGACAACATGGTCACACTTATGGATCTAATCAGGCTGATATGAAGGCCAAAAACCATGAAAGCAAAAATAAAGTTTCACCTGCAAAGAATCTGTTTCaggttaaaacaaagaaacagagcaCAAAGATGAAGCTGAGGTCAAATCTAAAACAGAGAAAAGACTTCTGGAGAGTTCTGCAGAGCTAAACATAAAGAAAAACCtgacaaacagcaacaaacacagctgcagctcatattgctcttttggaaaataaaaatctaacaATGAAAGCTTTAGAGTTGAAAATCTTGTCACAACTTGAAGGAAATATTTGTTGGCATCAAGACAGCAGCTGTGGTAGTTAACTCTGTACTCACCTCCTCTGGAAATAATCAGCATCCACAGAAACATGAAATTATGATCATACTGCTGCTGCATTTCATGTGACAGCGAAGCACAGGAGAGTGCTGAGTGTGTGCAGCattgtttattttcaaactaaggaaacagtttttttcctGCTCTGCAATCAGATATACATTTCCTGGGAATTTGCATTAATGAGTAAGAAGATTAAACAATGAAGACTTTATGTTATTAATTAGCCCTCTCTGTGATATTTATCACTTAAAACCCCTCAGTGTCTGATAGAACAAGTAACAATCATGTCAATGAGAGACTTAGTTACTGAGATGatgaagaaaacagaaacaaaagatCAAAGTCTGTAAAATGACTTTTAGACCCAGATTTACTAAGTTGGATGAGTGTATGTTCAAGAATCATAAATTGCACCAGAACAAAGGTCCCAGTTTACTACAGCTTTTATCCCTGAAGAGTTTTTCCTTCAACACATCCACAGAGATTAGATGTTACactttaaacaagtttaaactgaGTTGATATTTGATATGCAACCAGCAGCTGAGATAGTTAACTCTGTACTCACCTCCTTGTGCAATATTCAGCATCCACAGAAACAAAAGGATCACCAAAATGCCCTGTACAGTCGATCCTGATCATAGTTCTGCTATATTTCATGTGACAGTTGAACAGATAAGAAcagatgaaaacagaaaacaacgcTTGTAGCCTATGACAGTTGAACCAGTTTGCAGAGCACCAACTGTTGaactgtgttttttccccttgtAAAAATCATATGAGGGAGATAACATCTAATGACTGACGTTTTGTTTTGCATGTACCTTAGGGTGTAAATAGAACATTTTGAGAATAACCCACTCCTCATTAGTGCGTCCAGGGGAGGCTCACCAGATATGTATACCTTATCTTCTGGCTATGTGCCTGTGGACGGGGGGCCGCAGTATCTTCAGGGTCACCAAATAGGGGAGAAGCACCCACAGTGAGACAGAGATTGCATTGATCCTTTGGGCTTTAAAGATCTCTCCAGATTTGATGCATGATTCTGTAATTCTGATACGGACCTGGTTGCCAAATAAAAAATGTCTGTGTTCGACCAAGTTCTTCCTGTACCATCTGTTAGACTGTTTGAAGGTGACCATCCCTCATACGCCTCATCTACTTTGACTCTAGGGCCTGATGACAACAGAACAGCTGCCCAGGAAACCCTCCTTACAAACTAATTTCCAGAAAAATATTCTGACATCCAATGAACACTTAAATCTGAGATTCTGTCAGTtcatttgaacctttatttaaaAGACACAAGTACATGTTTCAGTGCATCCACTGACCAacttttagatttttattaagattTTCAAAGATTTctcaagaataaaacatgtttttccAAAAGAGTGACTTTTACAAAGATTAATGTTTCTTCAAGAAAAAGATATGATGAAGATATGAGAACTATAGTTTTGTCATCTACAGTCCAGAGATGTGACTGAAGCACCACCTGCTGGAAAGAGACTGGAAAATGCAGATTACATGTTACCAAGAGTTTTACATATGAGCCAAAACTATATTTAAAGAAATGTGTTCGTaattttgattattttagagCTGCATCATTTACTGTGTCAGTAAACAAAATATAATTAGAAAATACAGAGTTGGCCTTAATTCAAATATTAATTGATTTTTAGGCCTTAATGAAATTAGTTAGGACTCAATACTAATCTAGTTGTAATCCAGGTGTTTTCATCATCAAATGCTCTGTTCAGTGTTAGACTTCATATACATAAAACTTTCCTCTGGACTCTGTTTGAAATTTTCAAAGCACAAAAGTTAATTTCATTTTTCCAGAATTTTTGTTCGTAAATCTTACTGAGTTAACAGAATATCAAGAAGTAGAAGTAACATTTCTTAGCTGATATGAAATAACTCCTGCTGTAAAGTTTTATTAACCTTATTGTATAAAGACTCTGTTTCACCAGTTTTTAACACTTTAAGACTGAAGGGATGCAAAGTAAACACTGCTTAAAAGATTACATATAAACattattttgaatattttgttCATGAACAACATGATTCAATGTGTTCAGCGGGCTACACAGGCAGAATTGAACATAAAATtagaaaatatagaaaaaaaagaagtatatAAAATGATGGATAAGCATAAGAAGATATGTAAGACATTCTGTGTGTCTATGCTTGGGTCTAAAAAGGTTTATATGTGTTCAGGAGCTTTGGCTTTAAAGTGGTAAGCAGTGCAGTTGAGTGCAAACATTCGCAGCAATGCAGTGTGTGAAGGGGATAATAAACATCATCTATTAATAAAGCCTTGTATAATAAAGAGTTTCTAAAGGCAACATCTTATTCTTAATAGTAGAGAAGTCATTAAACAAGAAGAGCAGCAAACACAACAGAGCTGACAGTATCACTGTGTCGTTTAAAGACACACAGCAAggagcaggaaacaggaaatAACGTGTCATGAAACCCATGAAAAAACTGTCTCAGATTCTCCTCATACAAAATACCACATTAGAGCAAAGATCACTGTGAAGTATATAAGGTAAAAAGAGCTGCAAGATGCACAATGTGTTCAACTGTGTTATGTTCAAGTCCAGTTCCTTATTTTTCCTTATTCCTTCATCCCCTTTTGGTTTCGTTAGGGTTGGGCCACATCCTAGTTTGTTTGAGAACTGCTAACAATTCCTCCAACTGAAAGGACCAAACAGGCAATCATTTGTTCATATCTTTAATTACAACCCATAGTGGCACCCTCTAAACTACAGCCCCTAAATGTAGCTGGAAGGAAGTGCAGCTCCTTTAAGTGTTTCCACATCAAGTGttccctttaaagggatagttcgcctcttttgacatgaagctgtatgacatcccatattagcaatatcatttatgaacattttcttaccccctgctgcgtcctgtgagcagagttcaaGCCTCGTttttggtgttgacaaaagtagtccggctagttggctggggtcgcaaaaataaagcgttttgcttctcaaaacaaaatgtgttcaaaagagtaatacatttgcatcacaaaatcgttgtgcaggaaaaagtcagacttcacaatcgcttggcgctattttctctcccttcgtgtcactacaggctgtgtagaccgtgcagaccgaagtatagaccgagcagtcccctgcttccgagcagcaaacactgtgaAACGGGCGCGGCTATCAGCAGGTGGCAgcataaatacataaatgaatggtcataaatgatattgctaatatgggatgtcatacagcttcatgtcaaaagaggcgaactatccctttaagccacAAAGCCCTCATggaggatggaggggtggatggCAGTGTTATACACAGTACTTTGCATTATATACTTTGGTAGGATATAACATCACAGATGCTATTTTAGAAGTTATGTTCAGTTAATAAGATGACCACTTAACTGAAATACTTGGTTGAGTTTAGGCAGTAACATCACTTGGTTTGGGTTATAAAACATCATGGTTAGAACTAACATAATACATCATTTGTTTTACTCCACCACATATTAAGTCTTATGTCTCTAAGAAGGTAGAGGATGGCACCTCCTGGCCCTATTTTAATAATAAGTAATAACAAAGTCCACTTAATGGACTGATTAGATATgatatgagtgtgtgaccctgtaaatgtgcatgtgtgttcaacaggtgccaacctggatgggttaaaagtggaggacaaatttcatgtgtatgcatgtatgcatgacaataaatctgatcttaatcttaacatTCAAAGTGGGTGTGCTGATTAACCCACCTGTGACTGAGCTCATTCATTTCTGTAACAAAGTGAAATCCAGGAATTTATCTTCAGTTTCAAGACAAAATGTGAGCCGTGCATGGTTAATCTAacatttttgaaaaagtttGATCTTTATGCTCTTTTGGATGATTCTTACACAGGTTAGTTCTAGTTATGGtgggaagaagcagaagaagaacaggcAGGAACTGCTTTTGTGGTGTGTGCTCCAACAACTTGTTTCCTTTAACAAATCTCTTCATAGCTTActccttttcttttaaagtgCTATCCAGAGCCTCACAGTCTTTATCCTTCATCGCCTTTGCAAAAAAGACGTGTCAGTGATGGTCCCTGACACCCCACATAGCAGACCGGTCTGGGCCAGATCTGGCATCAAGCCGGCACTTCTGGCCTACTGCTGGCATGGCAAGTTGTAAGTGAAACGGATGCGGGCCAGATTTGGCAATGGTGGCCCGCAGCTGGCCCAGTGCTGGCCCATGTGTGGACCAGCTCTGAAAAACAGGATCTGGGCCAGTAAAGGGCCGTCATTCTTTGCGGTATGTGGGCCAGACCAATTTTGCCATGTGGGACTCCCACTGGTTTATTGCACAGCAGTGTTCTTCATTTGTAGTTTCTTCCATTTAAATTACcctgtaaacaaaacaaaaaatatttaatgtcAGTTTAACAAAATATGTTTTCACGTCATGGATGTTGTTGAATCTAGCCAAGTTAATGGAACTCTGACTGAGATAACTGTTTTAGCTGAAaatttgttattttattatAATGTTACAATAAAGTGTTAATTAAAAGTTTGTCATTGCTGTAGCAACAAAGTTGTCCCCTCACAGGATTGTGTTTATGAAATGTGCAGGTTATATTAGCAATGTATGTCAATACAATACATTTCTAACACAGTAATTTAATAAAGTCACAGACCTGGAGCTGAGTCCTCATCTGACTGAATCAGAGGGATGTTGGAGGCTTGTTGGTTGGAGTCAGACGGGACATTTTCAGTCTGGGCTTCATGAGTATCCTGAACATCTCTGCTTCTGttgcaaaatgtacaaaaacttacaataaaatccaaataaaGAGTTCAATTCCATACtagttatttttttcacagtAAAATGATTCATTGAGTCAAACAGAAGTTATTAACTTCAGTGTGTTTAATGTTTTCATGTAATGTGAACTCAGACTGAtcttcacacctgatcctcttttTATTTGAGGTGGATGAAGGAGTGCAGATTGATTAGAAAACAATAGGACTGACTTACTCTGAGGTTTCATCTCTGTCTGATGTTCTGTTTTCTGGTTGATCTGTGAAAAGTTCAGATGACAACATCGTTAACACAAACAACATtcacaaaattaatttaaagatTGATGCAGATGGTCATTTTACCTTTGGTCTTTTTACATAGCATCACCGGGATGAATATTACAGCAAAAGTGGCTCCAATCACTATAACTGGGACTAATGTGGCCGCAACATTGGCTGAATTTTCTGAAATAGAAGAGATCATTGAAGACTCCCTGGATGCTTTATGATGTTTCTTCATCATTTTCTACATCTATAGGATCACGTAACTATTAAAGGATAATTGACAGTTTCTTGTAAACACTTCCTGAGGATCTAACTTGTTATTTTACCTGAACTCATCCTCAGACAGATGTCAGTTATCATCGTCTCCTCAGAGTTATTGAGCTCACATGTGTATGTTCCCTCCTGATGTGAAGTTAAGTCCTGCAGTGTGAGGCTGCCTGACTCTGAAACATCCTTCACATGCTGCCTCCACTCCTCTGACACTGTGTAGGTAACATCAGGACCAGGTTTGGTCAGGATGGTCTGATTGTGGTTGAATCTCCAGATGAGACTCATTATTGAGGTGTTGAggcaaaaatatttacattttgaaagatttttttaaaagattctCTTTGTGATAAAAACCTTTCTAGATTTATTTGATGAACATTTTTCATGTTCAGCTTCCTGTCTAATGTTTAAGTCATGTAACGATTTGTGAATTGTTAGTTTgagattgaattgaactgatttAAATAGATTTTTATTGGCCAGAAAAATTGTCATTAAGATGATATTCAgtctaaataaatataaactgtttttgtgtctgCACATCCagggatttttgtttttaaaaatgtagtcAAATTTGGACAGAAACCTGTTTCAGGGGTTTAAAACTCACTCAAACGCCTCCATGAAGCTCTCCTCATGTTTCCGTGAGTGCTGACGGTGCAGCTGTAGATCAGATCAGTGTCACTGTCTGAAAGTATCAGAGAGCTGCTGATGTTGTAAAGCTGCTGTTCAGTCTGCTGGACTGTGGTTGTGTTCTGGAGCTTCATGTTGGATGGAGGGCTGGTGGACCAGGTGAGCTCAGGTTCAGGGTAGATCCAGTTAGAGCTGCAGGTGATCCTGTTTCCTACCTGATCGATGCTGACTTTCCTGACTGGAGCTGcccccccccacaaaaaaaaccccacaaaagaCAAAAGTTAAAAGAAACCACACAAATAAAGAACTCTTTCTGTAGCATTTTCTGTATTAAAGTCTGTCTCTCATACCGTCCACTTTTAAGTTGATAAATGAATATGTGCTGGAATTATATGTCCATGTTA includes:
- the LOC142369989 gene encoding programmed cell death 1 ligand 1-like — protein: MDVSLSDVSDTEVSCAVMEDCILPCSFQGDAEVLTKWIHLTTGIILVHYNKQDHLIPQDQRFRGRTSLFQDQISRGNASLLLTGVKVQDQGRYKCLTWTYNSSTYSFINLKVDAPVRKVSIDQVGNRITCSSNWIYPEPELTWSTSPPSNMKLQNTTTVQQTEQQLYNISSSLILSDSDTDLIYSCTVSTHGNMRRASWRRLKNSANVAATLVPVIVIGATFAVIFIPVMLCKKTKDQPENRTSDRDETSESRDVQDTHEAQTENVPSDSNQQASNIPLIQSDEDSAPG